Proteins encoded by one window of Myripristis murdjan chromosome 1, fMyrMur1.1, whole genome shotgun sequence:
- the LOC115368151 gene encoding neuronal pentraxin-1 → MDGFSWKLFLLSCLVVEGSAQDFGQTQFICTSVPKDMDLCTATMQNSGPAEDLKTTVMQLRETVLQQKETIMNQKETIRELTSKLSRCESQSLPEAAGPGGRRPGSKNTMGDVSRGPSDTLAQLGQTLQTLKQRLENLEQYSRGNNTVQANSLKDLLQNKIDDMEKQVLSRVNTLEESKPGQRNETDQRNRVESTLTSLHHRITDLEKGKDNRPTDKFQLTFPLRTNYMYAKAKRSLPEMYSFTVCLWIKSNASPGVGTPFSYAVPGQANEMVLIEWGNNPMEILINDKVAKLPFLINDGKWHHLCITWTTRDGMWEAFQDGVMRGSGENLAPYHPIKPQGVLVLGQEQDTLGGGFDATQAFVGELANLNIWDRKLSIGEIYNLATCNSKAQAGNVFSWTEANIEIFGGATKWTFEPCRSLN, encoded by the exons ATGGACGGATTCTCTTGGAAACTTTTCCTACTTTCTTGCCTGGTTGTGGAGGGCTCCGCGCAAGACTTCGGACAGACCCAGTTTATTTGCACGTCGGTGCCCAAGGATATGGACTTGTGCACGGCTACGATGCAGAACAGCGGGCCGGCGGAGGACCTGAAGACCACGGTCATGCAGCTGCGGGAGACCGTGCTGCAGCAAAAGGAGACCATTATGAACCAAAAGGAGACGATTAGGGAACTAACGTCCAAGTTGAGCCGCTGCGAGAGCCAGAGCCTCCCTGAGGCTGCGGGACCTGGCGGTAGGCGGCCGGGATCCAAGAACACCATGGGGGATGTATCTCGGGGTCCTTCGGACACTCTGGCCCAACTGGGACAGACTTTACAGACCCTCAAACAGAGGCTGGAGAATCTAGAG CAATACAGCCGAGGGAACAATACTGTGCAGGCGAACAGCCTGAAAGATCTTCTGCAAAACAAGATAGACGATATGGAGAAGCAAGTTCTGTCCCGGGTCAACACTTTAGAGGAGAGCAAGCCGGGGCAGAGGAACGAGACGGACCAGCGGAACAGAGTGGAGTCCACACTCACTTCTCTGCACCACCGGATCACAGACCTCGAGAAAG GCAAAGACAACAGGCCAACAGATAAGTTCCAGCTGACTTTCCCCCTGAGAACCAACTACATGTATGCCAAAGCAAAGCGGAGTCTTCCTGAGATGTACTCCTTCACCGTGTGTCTGTGGATCAAGTCCAACGCCTCGCCTGGCGTGGGAACACCCTTCTCCTACGCAGTCCCAGGTCAGGCCAACGAGATGGTGCTGATTGAGTGGGGGAACAATCCCATGGAGATTCTCATCAACGACAAG GTTGCAAAGCTGCCATTCCTTATCAACGACGGCAAATGGCATCACCTTTGCATCACATGGACCACTCGTGACGGGATGTGGGAGGCCTTTCAGGACGGAGTGATGCGGGGCAGCGGTGAAAATCTGGCACCCTATCATCCCATCAAGCCACAGGGAGTGCTGGTTCTGGGACAAGAGCAG GACACTTTAGGAGGAGGCTTTGATGCGACACAAGCCTTCGTCGGTGAGTTAGCAAACTTGAATATCTGGGATAGGAAACTTTCCATTGGTGAGATCTATAACCTGGCAACCTGCAACAGCAAAGCACAAGCTGGCAACGTCTTCTCCTGGACGGAGGCCAACATCGAAATATTTGGAGGAGCAACCAAATGGACCTTCGAGCCTTGTCGTTCACTCAACTGA